The window ttgtTGGCGGGAGGGGCGCCTACATCCGAAGTATAAGGGCGAGAAGGCGTAGTAGCATCCTCCTGCCTCGAGAATCCTCCGAGCAAAGCGGTCGAGGTCGGTAGCCCTATCCGACGGCGCCCTCCGATGATGTGAGCTACCCGAGCTTGTCGGAACTAACTTGAGTAGCCCAGACGCTGGCTCGAGCAGTTCCCGCCGGCCGCAAGGAAAGAAGAAGGCGACGACCACCCGCCGTCGCGCCtcgactccatccgcccccgTGCCCTTTGTGCCTCCACCACCCCCGAACAACACGTTGTGGACCCTCTTGGGTAAACTCTATTTGAACGATACGTCTAAGATGACTCCGgatcaacttgcaacacatgagcaaatgatccgtggtctcaagaggcaattggggatagatgactagtcttccacgtgtgaaatttttaatttgtaggattttaattatgtatttttttattttctaagattttaattatgtatttttaaatttttaatgcaatttaatattgtggaaatatttttatttaaatagaataatagaatggtgggacccttgagcttgtccttagctaagagcacaaatgtgggtgttgtgctcttagctgaagtatcattttttgaCGGTTTGGTAAAAAATACTACAGTTAATGCTAATTGTACAGTGGCATGaccgttaatttttttacgGAACTGTAAAAAAGGACCACTCagacaaattttaatttactttcgattataatatcaaatttagccATGTTTCACAATTTTTGAGTGACGATGCAGAATACACTAGAAAATTCActttattatgattaaatcTTTGAATGATAACATTAAGAACATAAGTGCATATGAaagtattcttttttataactttaaaattaaaaaattatttaataagaaaatagttgatgaaaatgactattataattttagtttacttataatacaattatatataaaaaattcagTCGTGTTTcacaattaaacaatttttaagtAACGATGGTACACTAGGAAATACACTTAATTACCatgaattcattaaatatacacattactactagtttttatggtttagtaaaattatttgataacaaaataatttgataagaataaccattattatttgattggatgataacactaaTAAAGTAAGTagtatagggatgtattcatatctttttctatatattgttCAAACATTCAACTGAATCTCAGCTCCACGATTTTGTAAtctaacggttagattaatgtcatgtgtcatttaataatgcacattttcattctaataatgtacaccgactaataatgtagcattataatttaataatgtagattttcattctaataatgtacatcgactaataatgcaacattatagtctaataatgcattgatcacaaccatccaattcaatgatccaagggctgtgatTTGTTTGAAGCTTAACACCGAAGAGTTGTGAAGGACCCTAATACACCCCAGTAtagtatagtatatatatatgcagtcaattttatactttagaattttaataattatttaatactactaataatacaatttgatgtgaatgactattattCTTTTGTTGAATGATAtcaataagaaattaagtgtttatatatgaattactaataatgaaataatttgatgtagatCACTATAGATgagtaaatttttaatactaatagaataaataGATGTGAATGACTAGTagggagtaaaattttaaaagtgattaaataataaaataattgaattgaataattataattatttcgtttgatgataatattaagaaattaaatatatatgtatatagtcatttttataatatagaattttaaattcaattgaaaaGTGAACTTTTATATTAgtgtttaaataataaataaataaaattctccattttaagGTAAGTcaattcaaatccttttatATTATGCAAATTTGTAGAAAGTTGTTAAAtgacttaattaaaattcccCAAAGTTATTGAAAGCTATTAAGGTATTGACTTTCCTTTCATAAAAAACgttatagtactatgtaaatatttatataatttccttttatttaaattaaggatatattagtacatatttacattaaatttatggcaaaatgacaTAGGGGTATTATGGCATGGAAACATCTAAATCCCAactttttagttaattagtttcatatatatatatacactgcCTAATCAACTTTTTTCCTTATTGTATCTCCGCTCTGACTTATCTTCCAATTAATGCCATCCTTTCTAAGTTCTATTGTCTCTTGAGATTGTTTTCATTCGTATGTAGATTGCTTGAAGATTACTTTCCTGNNNNNNNNNNNNNNNNNNNNNNNNNNNNNNNNNNNNNNNNNNNNNNNNNNNNNNNNNNNNNNNNNNNNNNNNNNNNNNNNNNNNNNNNNNNNNNNNNNNNTTTGTAacttctttcaaaattaagaattgtattagtaataattatgataatttaaacTGGCAGTTACAATCTAATCACATTGTTGTGTGgggaaataatttttgttgggTTAAGCGttagtaataaatagaaatCCACCATGTATATATTGatgaattaacataattttcacACCGCGTGtgtatcttaatttatttcaatatattaaaaaaatttatgtacgtacaaaattatttttatgcacaTAGGAAATCACTAACTCTCATTTAAGAACCAAACAAGTATATATGCGTATTACATaggttaaaaattttaatcaaaaacTCATCTATCTGCCATTTTAGATTAAAAGATtatctcttttaatttcataagtatcgagtaatataaaattattttaattaaatgtcatttcatttctttgtaACACTCAAtttaatatccaaaaattaatGCTCATCATTATTTTACCGTTACATATTTGCTATCATGAATTCTCTATgagaatagaataaaaaatcaaaatattaaattctcttataaaattaatgtgtgTCCGTATATAATATCCATccataaatcaattttttaattaattattcagtTTTTGAAACTCATTATTCACATTTAAAGGTGCAAATTTATGACTTTAATTTGGAGAAGTTATAAAGCATCTCatggttaattttttatctataaatatgacatttGAAGACTTACTATCTACACATTCCTACTTACCTCACACTtaagtttgatatttttgttcataTCTTATGAAAAAAGGTCGACATCATGGAATCATTCTTCACCTTTCTCAATGATCTGGAGCCTTccacaatttattttgttatcgAAGTTCGTTGCATCCACGTTTATGAAGCTACTGCTCATGGAGCCATAACCAATGCCATCGGGTTATAGTGTTTTTCATTACCGTGCGGTGTGTTGTTTAATGagttattttatgtttgtatgcaaattatataaaatcattaattatatttttttgcttaGGGCGTTAGCATTCAAGCAACTTTTCCATGAAGTTTACACGAAAAGTTTGGTGCAATACTTAAGGAAGTGACGTTTTTTCGTACAATTTCATGTTTATCATTTGTTGTATTTTCATTGTGGttgtgtgttttgttttgtttatttgttttttttttactgttcACAACGACAAATTGTATGAGAGAATGAGGTAGAGGGGCACAGTGTGGACGAAGGCCGATGATATGGTGAAATTTCTATGTAGCATCACAGCTGGCATACTCCTGTCCAATTTGCATATTCATATTTAGtctttttcaataataatattattaatagtcCTACTAATTGTGGATTGGATATTAGGCTATTCATCAAGTTTAGACTTCCCCATATTATTGgtctttatatttttggtctaatcttcttcaacaattgTATTAGTCTGATGAACCGTAGTTTATTCCTTTTGTTATAAAGATGAGCTATTAGGCTTTTAAGTTTAAGCTTGCCTATATTATTGGTCCGTTATATATTTGGCTAAGCGATAGCCTTCACTAATATATATTACCATCTTTTTGGATCACTTATATAAGACGTTATTACTATATCCTCTGTCCCATGGtagaaaattatactatatcagtattttttttccacataTCTATATAAGTTGAGTTATGGAAGTATTAATgctcttataaattaaatagtatattataacttaattcttttttaattcttttttaagttttacttTAATATTGCCTGAATCATTTAgctattgttttatatttattccatgtcaatttttaaaatttgttgttattaAGTGTGtcaattaataacaaaatagtaataagttaatttgaattagtctaataatattgatttgtaatttatttattcacaattatgaaatttttgtataGAAAGTAGTTCGTGAGATGTTATACTTTcaattaattctaatataggaatagtatttttatttagtactccatgatacatggattatttatttttttctttgaagaacttaatgaaatgatgttatttcaaataatttccattcatttattatgaatcaaagctttccaaatttttatgattcattcttaattatttcatgtttaatatatatgttttagCCGTATAATTCATAGttattatatacattttttataatgttttaaattttttgtaaataatctataatttaaaattattattttaaaatatttaatctgtGCATCGCACaggtgtgatactagtttttatactaaaatttgacATTACAACTCAGATTGACTATAAACAACGTAAATAGCAAAACCAGAAATTTCATTACAATGCCTTCAGATTTAAGTCAAatcaaatagtatattttattttacaacaaTAGATAACCACAGTAAATTCGTAACCAAACTTCATATGACACCAAATATTTAAGTGGACAAAAGATGGATTCATcacaaacaaagaaaacagTACATTGTTACTCCACGCTATTTCTTTAATCAATAGCACATATGTCATCTTTGTGACTTCCTCCACACCACCATTTTAAACACATGAAGAAGTCACAATTGTCTGAAGCACACTGAAATCCAAGGGTACCATAAACCTTCCTTTTACAACAGACGCTGCAACACAAcctattatttagttgatGCACAACAGGGTGCGGGTGAAGTTCCCCTAAATCATATTGCTGCCCGAACATGATGTTCCGATACTTCCCCTAAAGCATATTGAAGGGTTAAGATGTGATGACGTTGTTGGTGGAATGGATGAGAGGGGAGCTCTACCGGCAACTGGAAGCAAGTTAAGTGGAGAAAGTAATTGCATTCTCCACAACTTATGTAGTAGTTATTTTGATGATGATATTGATCCGGTGCATCCATCAGAtactaattttgattttaagcCATAGTTAAgatcaacatcatcatcatcatcatcatcatcatcactatTATCGTTTTCTTCTTGATCATGCAGTGATGGTGAGATTAAACGTAACTGATGGTCGGGATTATGGAGTTTGTATTTACCTTTAACGATCTCATTGTCATGAGAGATGGCCGGTATTCCTAATTAGCAACAAAAGGTCCAATGATCTCTTCCGATGCGTCATTTATAGGAAACACAACAACATTCGTACCAACATCAGCATTGCTCCtagaaaaaaaacacataactTGAAATTAGATGCGAATCaaatattcgatttcttttctCCTAACTTTAAGTggattgtttaattatttatgatcCAAATTGAACAATATGTGGCAAGAACGTGCTTTTGACTTTGAATGACTTGGCAAGGGAACAAAATAATTGACTTGAACATTACGTGAAATTCTTTCCAACTTGATCACTTGCAGCAACATTTCCATTCAAATTTCTGATTCAGTGTAGGAGACGAAACACCATTCGTGAATCATTCCAGAATCTCTTCAATTCCTAGCCGGTTCGGAGCTCCAACGACCCCGGTCACCAGCTGAATATTGCAGCAGAGACAACACCGGAAAGCTGCCGGGTTGAAGATCGATATTTGCAGTTCACAGCTCCGGCACCGCGCTGGATCTGATGCAGGATGAAGTCGGCAACTCGCCATTGATGACAGAGCAAATCCCGAACAGAATTGGCGACCCACCGAGTTGGGAGCCTGACGAAGCTGGCGACTGGTTGGTATTGCTGCCCCAGTTCACGAACAGAAACGGCGAGCCGCCGGGTTGGTTCTCCCACGAAATCAATTTTACAACGCTGGATTAATGATGAAATGTACAGTAGGACATGGGGGCTTGGTCTTGTGCTAATCTGACTATGAAGTCACAAATTTCTTCCGATCAGAATATAATTAGGATTTGTCAACATACTTATTCCTCTACTGAgctgttttttttaatctccgaGATCATATAAAGTTAAAACACGTGCTCACAAACATCCAAGCCAGGGTATACCTGCCCTCTATTaactatttttgaattatttgctCAGATCTAGTTTTGCAACCTTGTCAATATACTACAATTGATTCTTAGTGTTTGCATATATGCTTCAAGTTTTCTCATATAATGACTTCATCATTTGTTCTGAAAACTGTGTTATGTGACTTATGTCTAGGCCCAATATTTGCAAATGAGGCCTGTAGCAATGCCACCTTCTATGACTCCTCGTATGCCTATGTATGCTCCTGGTGCACCTGGTATGGGGCAGCAGCTATTTTATGGGCAAGCCCCTGCTATTATTCCTCCTCAGGTGACATTCTCCGAGTTTGCTATGttctatatgtatttttagctgtaaaattttcattttataattgaacAGGGTGCAATTTTGGTAAGTAGTTTTTCAGTGTAATCAtccttttatattatttgaagcCACATGCTGTATTCGATATGCATCATCTGTTGTTTGCTATCATCATTTGATAATTCTAATATTTGCAAAATGGTTTAGGCTGGCTTTGGTTATCAGCAGCAGCTTGTTCCTGGACTACGTCCTGGGGGTGCTCCCGTGCCATATTCCTTTGTGCCACTAGTCCAACAGGGTCAGCAGGGCCAACGACCAGGTGGGAGACGAGGAGGTCCAGGGCAACAAAATCAGCAACCTGTGCCAATGATGCAACAGCAGGTTCTACTCAACTTACTAAAGTTTTTAATCATGTGTGATTAAGTATTTTGCTGATCTTGatgtattattttgttcaGATGATACCAAGGGCAAGGATGTATAGGTACCCTGCTGGTCGTAATGTGCCAGATGCACCCATTCCTGGTGTTGCTGGTGGAGTGCTTCCTGTTCCATATGACATGGCTGGCATACTTCCTCGCGATGCTGCTATTCCACAGCCTATACCAATTTCTGCTTTGGCTTCTTCCCTTGCAAATGCAACACCTGAACAACAGAGGACGGTAAGCAGTTTGCCCATAGTGTACAAATTGTATTTGTTTCTTATCTTGTATAGTGTATATAATGTTCATAGTCTTAACAGATGTTGGGTGAGAACTTGTACCCACTTGTTGATCAACTTGAGCACGAGCATGCTGCGAAGGTTACAGGGATGCTTCTGGAGATGGACAAGACCGAGGTTCTTCATTTGCTTGAGTCGCCTGATGCTTTGAAATCAAAGGTCTCCGAGGCAATGGATGTCCTGAGGAATGTTCAGCAGGCTGGCAGCCCTGCCGACCAACTTGTTTTATTGTCGCTCAACGACAACCTTGTTTCTTGAAAATGATGGTCTGAACCACATTTTGCTAGCGAAGGGGTTTTAAAATGTAGGATTTGTGGATTTGTGATtcttaaagatggtaatcgagagaggTATAGGTAGATTGGTAAGACATATTGGAAGTAGAAGAACATAGGAAAATCTTTGTTGTGTATATTTCTTGTATTTTGAGATGCCTTGCCCTAGTATTTAAATGGATATTTGAGGCTCTCAGACTGCATCAATAAATACAATTTTGGAACTCTACACAACTAGGAAATCTACCATAATAAAAGAGTTCTGGGAACTCtaatgtatacatatataaaaagcGAGTTTTggcataattttaaatactatatttagtTTTGGGTGCCATTgcaattaatctaaaatttagATACAAATTTAAAGTCACGTAGGGCAGTTTCATATGTACTATAAATGTAATCCACgatgtaataaaattaatgttccCAATCATGCGTTTAGGAATTTgtattagtactccatatagtaaaattaattttcccacgctgaaattatattaaactttattccattttttaatgtataatatgaaaaaaatagttttaaaattaggaaattaaagattttttattcttattgtAAGGAGTGAATGAAAGATTTTGAAATATgatcctaattaattaatttataaaaagtaataaatttcTGTAATTGAATAACTGAAAAACCATATAGATTAAACACGCGTCTAGCAAGATTTATGAAATATACttacatgactgaatgaaaaATGGTggcacacaaaaaatattgttatagAACAAATTTAGCGCCCTTGAACGTTACAGATTTGCAAACTTAATTGAGTGCCTTGTGCAcgtttttttttgctaatataatttgcatattaattattaaatcaatGTGATGCCGTTGcgcaattaaaattaatattagtaaatgCTAATAATGCCTAATTATTGCACCGCTTTGCTTCaaatgtatatttaaataCCGAGTCCTCATTTTCAATCTCCAATTTTATGGTTATTTTCTTCTAAGTTTctcttttgttcttttcttatttgtttATCCTTTTTAATTAGGTTTATTGGTGTTTATGTCTTCCTTCAGAGAGTAGGGATTTTGATTCGAATACAATTTATATGACAcaggaagaagaaagagagcAACAAAAGGAGGAAGTTTTGCATGGTAACAATCTCTGTATTCTTTGAAGgtgttattttttctattatctaaattttgttCTGTTGTCCTTCACATGTGCAAGGCTTAATGCAAATAAGCATGCACTCCATGTCGAcgataatgaaaaatgagcaTTTAGCGCCAAAGTCTTGCAAGGACAGTAGTTGGGAGATAACAACACAAATAGGATTTGTGTCTATGATGTGGATATGGTGCTCATATCCTACTGTGTTTCGTTTCTTATCAATTCTTTATATGTTTGAAAATCTTATAAACGATCTATTACTTGTGAATACTAGCATAATCCTATTTAGACTATTTCATGCTtggtttaaattttgaaaattggaGAAGATTAAGCGTCAAACAGAAGATGGAGGCTTCTTCAAGCATGAAGAAGAGGAagctatcatttttttaacctAATTGAATctattaaatagaaataggTCAATTTGATTGTTAACCCAATTCAATTAGTGGGTTTCAACATGTTACGAACGCCCCCGACGTCCCTGCGGAGACCACCAACGTGGTGAGGAGCGCGGCAGAACCGGGGCTATGCGAGGAAGAAGGAGCTGAACCGGATGCAAGCGACGGAGTCGAGGAACCAAGTAAATCATGCACGACGGCGGCGAGGGAATTGAGGCCAAGGGAGAACCTTTAACCGCCGGAGAAGTATCGCGACTTTGCTACGAAGTAGGAGGGAGtcttttagtatttttttccttgtttagttatttctttttattttattttttgataaactatttttattttgcaatttcaGTCGGGCGAAATTATAAGCACCGTTcaggttttctttgttggttctttcccgaatGGATTAGGTAAgtcgaaccaaccctagggtccttagtctataaatagggctatttcattgacttttgattttatgaatgaaatatttttcccAAGCTATCGTTCAATTCACTCATCAAACCCTAAGCTGTCGACGGGAAAACCCGCGCCAGCCTTTCAAATTACCGCCACCGTGCTCACCGAGCCGCCGGCAACCAGCAAATCTCACCGTAAGATAGATAATCGGAACCGTTACGGAGCACATCTGTAACATGTGGTGCTTTCATCCAGTACTCATGGCATCAAGCGTAGTCGGCTTAACCGACCCGcctccaccaccgccaccacgCCCATCCGGCGCGAACGCCACTCCGATTGGCACATCGCGTAACACTGGAAAAGGTGTGGTTGGCCCAATCACCCAGGGTTTCGACATGATGACCCAAAGATTTGATAAGTTGGAATCCAGATTATATCGCACCGACCGGCGTGTCGACGATCCGGAGACTCCAGAGGATCACAACCTGGGACCGGGATATACACACGGAGAGGAGGACGATTGGGAGTTAGAGAATCATGACACCAAATTTCGTAGGGATTACGACGAAGTCGACCGATACCATAATGTAGGGCTCCGTTACCGCGGAGGCCAGGGTCGACATCGCCGCAGAGAGACAACGTTGGCGGCCGGCTTCAGAGGCCGAGGGGGACGAAATCAGCCCCTCGGGGGGGGGCGAGACCTCCAATACTATGATCAGCGCCGCCAGCGTACTAATTGGGATGCACCTCGACACAATCTGGAGGACTGGGACGAGGATGATGAGCGGTGGGATGACCGTGACCCTACCAACTGGGATCCGCCGCAATGACGTGGCAGATATAATCGACATTACCGGGATCACCCAAAAGATATTAAGATGCGCGCGCCACATTTTGACGGCTCAGACGCACCAAATTGGATTTCTAGAGTCCAGTACTACTTTGATCATGTGAGGATACCAGAGTCAGAACATCTGCACTATGTTGTAATGTTATTTGATCCACCGCATCAGAATGGATATTTAACTACGACACTAATAATCCGTTGGTTTCCTGGGAGGAGTTTTTGGAGGATGTTCGTCATCGCTTTGATCCGCAAAGTTTCCGCAGTTACACATGCCTCATTGCGAAACTAGTACAGACAGGCACAATTGCGGAATATCATGAGACCTTTGAGCGTTATCTGAACCGCGTAGAGGATTTGTCGGAGAGGTCGCTCATACCAATTTTTATTGCGGGCCTAAAGCAGTCGATTCAGGAAAAGGTCGAGTTGCAAGATCCCCCTTCACTTTCTGCTGCGATGGCACTGGCTCTCCAGCTGGCGGCAACGCAGGAGGAACGACAACAACACTCCTCATCTTTCAATCGTAGGCAATGGCCCAACCGCGAGAATAAACAGTGGACGAATAGCGGACAGCCCAGCCCAACACCAACAGGGCAAGCGAAATCTGGGGGTCGACGCGAAGGGGATACTCCGCGAGTATAGCCGATTCTGGTTTCTAACGCAGAGAAAGCAGAACGGGCGCGACGAGGCCTTTGCTACCAATGCCCCGAAAAGTGGGTTGTTGGGCACGTTTGTAAGGTGAAATTATTGTGCTATATCAGTGAGGAGTTGGAGGATGTTGAGGAGACAGATCAGCCGGACAATACAGTGGATGATGAGGTGATCACGGTTGATCTTTCGCACTTACACACACTGAACGGGCACCCGAGCTCTagaccatttatggtaatcgGAGCGATCGCATGGGCGGAGGTTCGGGTGTTGATTGATACAGGGGCAACGATGGATTTCCTGCACCCGCGTGTAGCGGCCTCACTACAACTGGAGCTGACGCCAATCAGGCCCTTCAGGGTGCTGGTGGGTAATGGTGCGTCCTTATTATGCACCCACGTGTCGCGCCAAACCAAACTAACAATGCAGGGTAATCTTTTTCCGGTCGACCTACACATCCTTGAGCATCATGGGCCAGATGTTATTCTAGGCATGGCTTGGCTGGAATCCTTAGGGAAGATTTCGGCtgactttgtgaagaaaatgTTGGAGTTTAGCCGCGAGGGCAGGAAGGTGTTCTTGACAGGAGTGGCACAGGGTCCGACAGAAATATCACGCCAGTCACTGGCCCTTTTGACAGCGCATTTTGCGGATCACGAACTTTATGAGGTGGTCAGGATCGACCATGATGACGGGGGGCGTCGAATGATATTGAGGAGAGTTTTCCCCCAGATATCCCAGATTCGGTGCGACAGGTGTTGGAAGAGCACCGCGCTGTTTTTGCGCTACCGCGAGGCATGCCGCCGCGGCGCCAATTTGATCATCGGATCCACTTAGCGCCTAACACTAAGCCGATCAACGTTCGTCCATACCGTTACCCCTATTTCCAAAAGAATGAAATCGAGGCACATGTCCGCGACATGCTCGAGCAAGGCATCATCTAACGCAGTCAGAGTCCGTTCTCGTCTCCGGTGTTGCTGATCAGTAAAAAGGATGGCACGTTTCCTTTCTGCATTGAAACTGATGCTTCGGAGACAGCCATCTTATTgctttttttagcaaaaaattgGGTCCGCGGCGGGAAGTGACATCTACATATCATAAAGAATTGTATGCAATTGTGGAGGCGGTCCAGAAATGGCGTTAGTACCTTCTCGGTCGGGAATTTATCATCAGGACGGATCAGAAGAGTTTGAAGGAATTATTGCAGCAGGTGGTGCAAGGTGGTGCAGACTCCGGACCAACATTTGTATGTCCGG is drawn from Salvia hispanica cultivar TCC Black 2014 chromosome 6, UniMelb_Shisp_WGS_1.0, whole genome shotgun sequence and contains these coding sequences:
- the LOC125192329 gene encoding polyadenylate-binding protein 8-like; this translates as MRPVAMPPSMTPRMPMYAPGAPGMGQQLFYGQAPAIIPPQAGFGYQQQLVPGLRPGGAPVPYSFVPLVQQGQQGQRPGGRRGGPGQQNQQPVPMMQQQMIPRARMYRYPAGRNVPDAPIPGVAGGVLPVPYDMAGILPRDAAIPQPIPISALASSLANATPEQQRTMLGENLYPLVDQLEHEHAAKVTGMLLEMDKTEVLHLLESPDALKSKVSEAMDVLRNVQQAGSPADQLVLLSLNDNLVS